The Phycisphaeraceae bacterium genome has a window encoding:
- the atpG gene encoding ATP synthase F1 subunit gamma, producing the protein MVAVKNIERITKTMQMIATAKFTSALQRAKATQPYALKIRQMVADVAAAAGDVEHPLLKTPTAPRKRELVLTIVSDRGLCGAYNSNVLRMASQFNRQAKAKGIEVVNEISGKKAVAFFRFAGLPVAERHTVFADRPRYEDVQRLAQKYIDAYVAGEFDAIRIVSTRFISNTRQQAQVMQLLPLATPAASASTESKKASAIYEFSPSAAELLAVLLPESVKTSLFLAFNDAIVSEQVMRMIAMKGATDNAKSLGKSLRRQYNRARQAKITTELMEVVAGAAALG; encoded by the coding sequence ATGGTTGCGGTCAAGAACATCGAACGCATCACCAAGACGATGCAGATGATCGCGACCGCCAAGTTCACCAGCGCCCTGCAGCGGGCCAAGGCCACGCAGCCCTACGCGCTGAAGATCCGTCAGATGGTGGCGGACGTGGCCGCCGCCGCGGGGGACGTGGAGCACCCGCTGCTCAAGACGCCGACCGCGCCCCGCAAGCGAGAGCTCGTGCTCACCATCGTCTCCGACCGGGGGCTTTGCGGCGCATACAACAGCAACGTGCTGCGGATGGCGTCGCAGTTCAACCGGCAGGCGAAGGCCAAGGGGATCGAGGTCGTCAACGAGATCTCGGGCAAGAAGGCGGTGGCCTTCTTCCGCTTCGCCGGGCTGCCCGTGGCGGAGCGTCACACCGTGTTCGCCGATCGTCCCCGCTACGAGGACGTGCAGCGACTGGCGCAGAAGTACATCGATGCCTACGTGGCGGGCGAGTTTGACGCGATTCGCATCGTCTCCACCCGCTTCATCAGCAATACCCGCCAGCAGGCGCAGGTGATGCAGCTGCTGCCGCTGGCCACGCCCGCGGCCAGCGCCTCGACCGAATCGAAGAAGGCCAGCGCCATCTACGAGTTCAGCCCCTCCGCCGCCGAGCTGCTCGCCGTCCTGCTGCCCGAATCGGTGAAGACTTCGCTCTTCCTGGCGTTCAATGACGCCATCGTGAGCGAACAGGTGATGCGCATGATCGCCATGAAGGGCGCCACCGACAACGCCAAGTCGCTCGGCAAGTCGCTGCGGCGTCAGTACAACCGGGCCCGACAGGCCAAGATCACCACCGAACTCATGGAAGTGGTGGCCGGCGCGGCGGCGCTGGGTTGA
- a CDS encoding DUF1080 domain-containing protein yields the protein MKPVRLLAFLVATLLIAATARGGEWITLFDGSSTAMWRGYRQSTFPARGWVVEDGALRVMAGGGGGDIVTRDCFENFELVLEWKAAPRANSGVMYRVAETGGSTWNTGPEYQIFDDLGHNLAPDHINSTGALYDLKKPSADKKAVVRPAGEWNETRIVLNRGVVEHWLNGVKLLEDDLNGDDWKSRVAASKFRVYADFGQHARGRIALQDHGNDVWFRNIRIRDLDMPSHSAVTPVPRGDAWWKQRFEAMQAEVNKGDAQILLIGDSITQGWEGPGKAPWEGELLPRKAVNLGIGGDRTQHVLWRLKNGNLDGIAPRFAFVMIGTNNSNGEDNTVTEIADGVRAIVNTLRDRLPTTKIVLWDIFPRGDKPNPQRGKIAQVNQILARLHDGERVFFRPIGHLFIEDDGSISNTVMPDFLHLSPEAYGLWWFQIEKTLMELGE from the coding sequence ATGAAACCTGTTCGATTGTTGGCGTTCCTCGTCGCCACGCTTCTGATCGCCGCTACAGCGCGCGGCGGAGAATGGATCACCCTGTTCGACGGTTCGTCCACCGCCATGTGGCGGGGGTATCGGCAGAGCACGTTCCCCGCCAGGGGATGGGTGGTGGAGGATGGAGCCCTGCGCGTGATGGCGGGCGGGGGCGGCGGGGACATCGTCACCAGAGACTGCTTCGAGAACTTCGAGCTGGTGCTGGAGTGGAAGGCCGCCCCCCGCGCCAATAGCGGCGTCATGTACCGCGTGGCCGAGACGGGCGGCTCGACGTGGAACACCGGGCCGGAGTACCAGATCTTCGATGACCTGGGACACAACCTGGCTCCCGATCACATCAACTCCACCGGCGCGCTCTATGACCTGAAGAAGCCCAGCGCGGACAAGAAGGCCGTGGTGAGGCCCGCCGGCGAGTGGAACGAGACGCGCATCGTGCTCAATCGGGGCGTGGTCGAACACTGGCTCAACGGCGTGAAACTGCTGGAGGATGACCTGAACGGAGATGACTGGAAAAGCCGGGTGGCGGCCAGCAAGTTCCGCGTCTACGCCGACTTCGGCCAGCACGCGCGGGGGCGCATCGCGCTGCAGGACCACGGCAACGACGTGTGGTTCCGCAACATCCGCATCCGCGATCTGGACATGCCCAGCCACTCCGCGGTCACCCCCGTGCCGCGGGGTGATGCCTGGTGGAAGCAGCGGTTCGAGGCCATGCAAGCCGAGGTGAACAAGGGCGACGCTCAGATCCTGCTCATCGGCGACTCGATCACCCAGGGGTGGGAAGGCCCCGGCAAGGCGCCGTGGGAAGGTGAACTGCTGCCGCGCAAGGCGGTCAACCTGGGCATCGGAGGCGACCGCACGCAGCACGTGCTCTGGCGGCTGAAGAACGGCAACCTGGACGGCATCGCGCCCAGGTTCGCCTTCGTGATGATCGGCACCAACAACTCCAACGGCGAGGACAACACCGTCACCGAGATCGCCGACGGCGTGCGGGCGATCGTCAACACCCTGCGCGATCGGTTGCCGACGACCAAGATCGTGCTGTGGGATATCTTCCCCCGGGGCGACAAGCCCAACCCGCAGCGCGGCAAGATCGCCCAGGTGAACCAGATTCTCGCCCGACTGCACGATGGCGAACGGGTGTTTTTCCGCCCCATCGGCCACCTGTTCATCGAGGATGACGGCTCGATCAGCAACACCGTCATGCCCGACTTCCTGCACCTTTCGCCCGAGGCGTACGGGCTGTGGTGGTTTCAGATCGAAAAGACCCTGATGGAACTGGGGGAGTAA
- a CDS encoding VWA domain-containing protein has product MTLLAPWTALAAGLIAFPALLLLYFLKLRRLPRRVPSTLLWMKSIEDLQVNAPFQRLRWSLLLLLQALIVLAIVLALGRPVIEAAGTGSSRHILLIDVSASMSARDVDRAGRSRLDAARDEALRLVDRLAGSERPAAIMVIAFASTARVIAPFGATIGEVRDAIRTLDATDESADLAAGLRLADAFAAAAAADEQDLPEVTLFSDGGVGEGSRRASAVSRLPADPDAPNAGRGTFSSPLTVRASAFHFVRVGPDAEADVNNVGITSLAARRDPDDPVFVDVLARFVNASRLPVEAPVVVMIDGRVGTAVSVSIPGANDETPGEAVRTFRVDLPEGGLLTVQVRRPDALASDDQASISLAPPRRPRIAVITGESGIDPYLRGVLEALEPEQLVVSSQEPPRAADGSPAGAGFDLVVYDGFDPAGASGGVFGAAVGTPSIDIALAGFPAPALVLAAGLPGASFTPAALPSGGQRPPAERFISWDRTHPFLRHVELDDVIHAPAGSFDIDEDFTDRIEVLARGPSGPAIIAVRAGERRHVATTFRLIDSNWPARVSVLVFLQNLLDAAPRLRHGSEGVSFRPGETLAVTPLPGASRVRVTGLTAADLPVEGHGRLTLPTPSRVGVAMVEGVEPPFDRLAINLADAGETDIRPVESLRVNAERIRAGSAGEVTPRELWPWLAAVALTLLVIEWLVYARRVRV; this is encoded by the coding sequence GTGACCCTGCTCGCTCCGTGGACAGCCCTAGCCGCCGGTCTCATCGCCTTTCCGGCGCTGCTGCTGCTCTACTTCCTCAAGCTGCGCCGTCTGCCCCGGCGCGTCCCCAGCACGCTGCTGTGGATGAAGTCCATCGAGGACTTGCAGGTCAACGCGCCCTTCCAGCGGCTCAGGTGGTCGCTGCTGCTGCTGTTGCAGGCGCTGATCGTGCTGGCCATCGTGCTGGCCCTGGGACGGCCCGTGATCGAGGCGGCTGGTACGGGTTCGTCGAGACACATCCTGCTCATCGACGTGAGCGCCTCCATGAGCGCTCGCGATGTCGATCGCGCCGGACGCTCACGCCTCGACGCCGCCCGCGACGAAGCCCTGCGGCTGGTCGATCGCCTGGCGGGCAGCGAACGCCCCGCGGCGATCATGGTCATCGCCTTTGCAAGCACCGCGCGAGTCATCGCCCCTTTCGGGGCCACCATCGGCGAGGTGCGAGACGCCATCCGCACGCTGGACGCCACGGACGAATCCGCCGACCTGGCCGCTGGGCTCCGGCTGGCGGACGCCTTTGCGGCCGCAGCCGCCGCGGATGAGCAGGACCTGCCCGAGGTGACGCTCTTCTCCGACGGGGGTGTGGGGGAAGGGAGCCGGCGGGCGTCAGCCGTCAGTCGTCTGCCGGCGGACCCGGACGCGCCAAACGCGGGACGCGGTACGTTCTCGTCGCCTCTCACGGTTCGCGCCAGCGCGTTCCACTTCGTCCGCGTCGGACCGGATGCCGAGGCGGACGTGAACAACGTGGGGATCACCTCTCTCGCCGCGCGGCGCGATCCGGATGACCCGGTGTTCGTGGACGTGCTGGCCCGCTTCGTCAACGCTTCTCGCCTGCCGGTGGAGGCCCCCGTCGTCGTGATGATCGACGGCCGCGTCGGCACCGCCGTGAGCGTGTCCATTCCCGGCGCGAACGACGAGACTCCGGGCGAAGCCGTGCGCACCTTCCGCGTCGATCTGCCGGAGGGCGGCCTGCTCACGGTGCAGGTGCGTCGCCCGGACGCGCTGGCATCTGACGATCAGGCCTCGATCTCCCTCGCTCCGCCTCGGCGCCCCCGCATCGCGGTGATCACGGGCGAGAGTGGAATCGACCCATACCTGCGCGGCGTGCTGGAGGCGCTTGAGCCGGAGCAGCTGGTGGTGAGCTCGCAGGAGCCGCCCCGCGCCGCCGACGGCTCGCCCGCTGGCGCGGGCTTCGACCTGGTGGTGTACGACGGCTTCGACCCCGCGGGCGCTTCTGGCGGCGTGTTCGGGGCCGCAGTCGGTACGCCATCGATCGACATCGCCCTGGCGGGCTTCCCCGCCCCGGCGCTCGTGCTGGCGGCCGGTCTGCCGGGCGCATCGTTCACCCCGGCCGCGCTCCCGTCGGGGGGGCAGCGCCCCCCCGCGGAGCGTTTCATCAGCTGGGACCGCACCCACCCCTTCCTGCGTCACGTTGAACTGGATGACGTCATTCACGCCCCCGCCGGATCGTTCGACATCGACGAGGACTTCACGGATCGCATCGAGGTGCTCGCGCGCGGGCCGAGCGGACCCGCGATCATCGCCGTCCGGGCGGGTGAGCGGAGGCACGTGGCCACCACCTTCCGGCTCATCGACAGCAACTGGCCGGCCCGGGTCAGCGTGCTGGTCTTTCTGCAGAACCTGCTGGACGCCGCGCCGCGGCTGCGGCATGGGTCGGAAGGCGTGAGTTTCCGTCCTGGCGAGACGCTCGCCGTCACGCCCCTCCCCGGCGCGTCGCGTGTGCGCGTCACGGGGCTGACCGCCGCCGACCTGCCCGTCGAGGGTCACGGCCGCCTCACGCTGCCCACGCCGTCGCGCGTGGGCGTGGCGATGGTGGAGGGGGTCGAGCCGCCCTTCGATCGACTGGCGATCAATCTGGCCGACGCGGGTGAAACGGACATCCGCCCGGTCGAGTCACTGCGGGTCAACGCCGAGCGAATCCGCGCCGGATCGGCGGGCGAAGTCACTCCACGCGAGCTCTGGCCGTGGCTCGCCGCCGTTGCGCTGACGCTGCTGGTCATCGAGTGGCTGGTCTACGCTCGCCGGGTGCGCGTGTGA
- a CDS encoding AAA family ATPase has protein sequence MASTDLAHIEAAAQKFRDDYRKTKIEIQKAVVGHEEIIDGVLTCLFAGGHALLEGVPGLGKTLLIRSLSEALQLHFSRIQFTPDLMPADVTGTTIVVETETGRDFQFRKGPIFAQIVLADEINRATPKTQSSLLEAMQEKSVTVGGTTYALEKPFFVMATQNPIEQEGTYPLPEAQLDRFFFKLEVGYSSRDELAEILNRTTAGESARIERVLDAPSILAHQGLVRKVVVAPHVQDYAVRLVLSTHPQGQFSTPMVNQYLRFGASPRAAQTLILAAKVHALLAGRANVSVEDIRKVVLPAMRHRCLLNFEGEAEGMRTDDILKNIVETVPTDVGMAA, from the coding sequence ATGGCCAGCACCGACCTCGCTCATATCGAAGCCGCCGCGCAGAAGTTCCGCGACGACTATCGCAAGACGAAGATCGAGATTCAGAAGGCGGTGGTCGGCCATGAGGAGATCATCGACGGGGTGCTGACGTGCCTCTTCGCCGGCGGACACGCGCTGCTCGAGGGCGTGCCGGGTCTGGGCAAGACGCTGCTCATCCGTTCCCTCTCCGAGGCGCTGCAGCTCCACTTCTCGCGCATCCAGTTCACGCCTGACCTCATGCCCGCCGACGTGACCGGCACCACCATCGTGGTGGAGACGGAGACCGGGCGCGACTTCCAGTTCCGCAAGGGGCCGATCTTCGCCCAGATCGTGCTGGCCGACGAGATCAACCGCGCCACGCCCAAGACGCAGTCGTCGCTGCTGGAGGCCATGCAGGAGAAATCCGTCACCGTGGGCGGCACCACGTACGCGCTGGAGAAGCCCTTCTTCGTGATGGCCACGCAGAATCCCATCGAGCAGGAGGGCACCTACCCCCTGCCCGAAGCGCAGCTCGACCGCTTCTTCTTCAAACTGGAGGTCGGGTATTCGTCACGCGACGAACTCGCCGAGATTCTCAACCGCACCACGGCGGGCGAGTCGGCCAGGATCGAGCGCGTGCTGGATGCGCCGTCCATCCTGGCGCACCAGGGGCTGGTGCGCAAGGTCGTCGTCGCCCCGCACGTGCAGGACTACGCGGTGCGGCTGGTGCTCTCCACCCACCCGCAGGGGCAGTTCTCCACCCCGATGGTCAACCAGTACCTGCGCTTCGGCGCCAGCCCCCGCGCCGCCCAGACGCTGATCCTCGCCGCCAAGGTGCATGCCCTGCTCGCGGGACGCGCCAACGTGAGCGTGGAGGACATCCGCAAGGTGGTGCTGCCCGCCATGCGCCACCGCTGCCTGCTCAACTTCGAAGGCGAGGCGGAAGGCATGCGCACGGACGACATCCTGAAGAACATCGTGGAAACGGTGCCGACGGATGTGGGAATGGCGGCGTAG
- a CDS encoding PQQ-dependent sugar dehydrogenase gives MKTTRFILAITTSAFLTAGSALAAPPPIRLDNVASGFSLPLGFVQDPSNPSVQYVLQQRGRIRVLVNGVVQANDLLDLTGVASTSGSERGLMGLAFPPNYAQDGRLYVNYTRNSDGATIVARFQRDPNNPLRALPGSQEILLTIAQPFSNHNGGNLVFGPDGYLYIGNGDGGSGGDPSHLAQNPNSLLGKMLRIDVSPTTGYAIPADNPFVDNDPIPARHEIWAFGVRNPWRWSFDNPALGGTGAMVMADVGQNAWEEINYEPAGRGGRNYGWRLREGAHNYDTSLPAAYTPLTEPIHEYSHAVGRSITGGFVYRGYNLGSAWQGRYFFADYVLGKIFSMQITTNQQGEGVASDVREHTAELGGSSFIGNVASFGEDSSGELYVVSFNGTVRRLAPQQSPYIYGDTFTRVRGLPVSGDLESLKFNDDNRLETRPDVFRTSSVPPVQVRVDGTCPVANPSELRFTLESRADRANINQRILLYNFFTDQYDQVNTRILTTSDVTVQIVNTTNPAQYVNPNNRRVRALIQCNAIAFSIAPVWVTGIDRAVWEFSP, from the coding sequence ATGAAGACCACGCGATTCATCCTGGCGATCACCACTTCCGCGTTTCTGACCGCCGGGTCGGCCTTGGCGGCGCCGCCGCCCATCCGGCTGGACAACGTGGCCTCGGGCTTTTCGCTCCCGCTCGGCTTCGTGCAGGACCCCTCCAACCCCAGCGTGCAGTACGTGCTGCAGCAGCGCGGCCGCATCCGCGTGCTGGTCAACGGGGTGGTGCAGGCCAATGACCTGCTCGACCTGACGGGCGTCGCCTCGACCAGCGGCAGCGAGCGCGGGCTGATGGGGCTGGCCTTTCCGCCCAACTACGCACAGGACGGGCGCCTCTACGTCAACTACACGCGCAACAGCGACGGCGCCACCATCGTCGCACGCTTTCAGCGCGACCCGAACAACCCGCTCCGCGCCCTGCCCGGCTCGCAGGAAATCCTGCTCACCATCGCCCAGCCGTTCAGCAATCACAACGGCGGCAACCTGGTGTTCGGGCCGGACGGCTACCTGTACATCGGCAACGGCGACGGCGGCTCAGGCGGCGACCCCAGCCACCTGGCCCAGAACCCCAACTCGCTGCTGGGCAAGATGCTGAGAATCGATGTGTCGCCCACCACCGGGTACGCCATTCCCGCCGACAACCCCTTCGTGGACAACGACCCGATCCCCGCCCGGCACGAGATCTGGGCCTTCGGCGTGCGCAACCCCTGGCGATGGTCGTTCGACAACCCGGCCCTGGGCGGAACCGGCGCCATGGTCATGGCCGACGTGGGTCAGAACGCCTGGGAGGAGATCAACTACGAGCCGGCGGGACGGGGCGGGCGCAACTACGGCTGGCGACTCCGCGAGGGCGCGCATAACTACGACACGTCGCTGCCCGCCGCCTACACCCCGCTCACCGAGCCGATCCACGAATACAGCCACGCCGTGGGACGCAGCATCACCGGCGGCTTCGTGTACCGCGGCTACAACCTCGGCAGCGCCTGGCAGGGACGCTACTTCTTCGCCGACTACGTGCTCGGCAAGATCTTCTCCATGCAGATCACCACCAACCAGCAGGGCGAGGGCGTCGCCAGCGACGTGCGCGAGCACACCGCCGAACTGGGCGGCAGCAGTTTCATCGGCAACGTCGCCAGTTTCGGCGAGGATTCCAGCGGCGAGCTCTACGTCGTATCCTTCAACGGCACGGTGCGGCGACTCGCCCCCCAGCAGTCGCCCTACATCTACGGCGACACCTTCACCCGCGTGCGCGGCCTGCCCGTTTCGGGCGACCTGGAATCGCTCAAGTTCAATGACGACAACCGGCTGGAGACCCGGCCCGACGTGTTCCGCACCTCCAGCGTGCCTCCGGTTCAGGTGCGCGTGGACGGCACGTGTCCCGTCGCCAACCCGTCGGAACTGCGCTTCACACTTGAATCACGGGCCGACCGGGCCAACATCAACCAGCGCATCCTGCTCTACAACTTCTTCACCGACCAGTATGATCAGGTCAACACCCGCATCCTGACCACGTCGGACGTCACGGTGCAGATCGTCAACACGACCAATCCGGCGCAGTACGTCAACCCCAACAACCGCCGCGTCCGGGCGCTGATCCAGTGCAACGCGATCGCCTTCTCCATCGCTCCCGTGTGGGTGACGGGCATCGACCGGGCGGTGTGGGAGTTCTCTCCCTGA
- a CDS encoding S8 family serine peptidase, whose protein sequence is MLNRARRSVAGLVLAGVFVGLTIAPAPGMAVLAAVEPTGDGSNLLPAGARTLRLDGSGITVATWESGRLAAGAVPRSGFAVQMEPGGPWHRVDDASYILKLRYAEFDPVFTGEPPVPPHLTAGDPEQGRQAYIVQFITQPLEPYREAIRHAGGVIHRFLAHHSYIVHLDAAGLARVQAMPFVRWVGAYHPAYKLEEELLEAMGEDPFGLTATRLYIQVMERGLVDKERVAARVAAIGGQVNAMIPDGFLLEATLDGLQVMDIAAMPEVLWIDRWSPYESDMDIARQIGGGNFVHNTLGYTGQGVRAEVMDGNVLTTHVDFQNPPVLLHGSRSGSASHGTATYGINFGTGTANAQGKGMAPSAQGIFASYASLTNRYQHTAELLQAPYFAVYQSNSWGSTQTTQYTNISTEMDDILFINDIVICQSQSNTGNQNSRPQAWAKNIVSVGGIAHRNTLTKSDDAWTSASIGPAADGRIKPDLAHFYDSIFTTTSTNNTAYTSSFGGTSGATPITAGHFALFFQMWHEGIFGNEVDSNGTVFSNRPHMTTAKAIMINTADPYPFTGPTHNLSRAKQGWGMADLSRLHNVRNKMFIVNEDRVLTLLQTATYELAVEPGTPEFRATMTYADPGGTTSSTLHRINDLSLKVTSPGGTIYWGNNGLADGLWSTSGGSANTRDTVENVFVQNPQQGVWRVEVIASEINQDGHRETQAVDADFALIVTGVVPPSTTATLTSFTIQSGTLLSGGLPELTQSDDQYLRVRSGFGNTFTELHRLNMQINAQAAGSPSTIDVKVEQRLVSQNGTGRLWVRNWPQNRFDLVDSFSIGTTDVVRTITGLPAADYVAGDGSVRIQLRNLVVVPIFAFTFDTEIDHVEVSLN, encoded by the coding sequence ATGCTGAATCGAGCGCGGCGAAGCGTGGCGGGTCTGGTGCTGGCAGGCGTGTTCGTGGGACTGACAATCGCCCCGGCGCCGGGAATGGCTGTTCTCGCCGCGGTGGAACCCACGGGAGACGGGTCGAACCTGCTTCCCGCCGGCGCCCGGACCCTGCGGCTCGACGGCTCGGGCATCACCGTCGCCACGTGGGAGAGCGGCCGCCTCGCCGCCGGCGCGGTCCCGCGGAGCGGTTTCGCGGTCCAGATGGAGCCGGGCGGACCGTGGCATCGCGTGGACGACGCTTCGTACATTCTGAAGCTGCGCTACGCGGAGTTCGACCCGGTTTTCACCGGCGAGCCGCCCGTGCCCCCGCATCTGACCGCGGGCGACCCTGAACAGGGCCGCCAGGCGTACATCGTGCAGTTCATCACCCAGCCGCTGGAGCCCTACCGCGAGGCAATCCGCCACGCGGGCGGTGTGATCCACCGCTTCCTGGCCCATCACTCCTACATCGTGCATCTTGATGCCGCCGGGCTGGCGCGGGTGCAGGCGATGCCCTTCGTCCGCTGGGTGGGCGCGTATCACCCCGCATACAAACTGGAGGAAGAGTTGCTCGAGGCGATGGGTGAGGATCCCTTCGGGCTGACCGCCACGCGCCTGTACATTCAGGTGATGGAGCGCGGGCTGGTTGACAAGGAGCGCGTCGCGGCCCGCGTCGCCGCCATCGGCGGCCAGGTCAACGCCATGATTCCCGACGGCTTCCTGCTGGAGGCCACGCTCGACGGGCTGCAGGTGATGGACATCGCCGCCATGCCCGAGGTGCTGTGGATCGACCGCTGGAGCCCCTATGAGTCCGACATGGACATCGCCCGGCAGATCGGCGGCGGCAACTTCGTCCACAACACGCTGGGGTACACGGGCCAGGGCGTGCGGGCCGAGGTGATGGATGGCAACGTTCTCACGACCCACGTGGACTTCCAGAACCCGCCCGTCCTGCTGCACGGGTCACGCTCCGGCAGCGCCAGTCACGGCACGGCCACGTACGGCATCAACTTCGGCACCGGTACGGCCAACGCCCAAGGCAAGGGCATGGCGCCTTCGGCGCAGGGCATCTTCGCCTCCTACGCCTCCTTGACGAACCGCTACCAGCACACGGCGGAGCTGCTTCAGGCGCCGTACTTCGCCGTCTATCAGAGCAACTCGTGGGGCTCGACGCAGACCACGCAGTACACCAACATCTCCACCGAGATGGATGACATCCTGTTCATCAACGATATCGTGATCTGCCAATCGCAGAGCAACACGGGCAACCAGAACTCGCGTCCCCAGGCGTGGGCCAAGAACATCGTCTCCGTCGGGGGCATCGCCCATCGCAACACGCTGACCAAGTCCGATGACGCCTGGACCAGCGCCAGCATCGGCCCTGCCGCCGACGGTCGGATCAAGCCCGACTTGGCCCACTTCTACGACAGCATCTTCACCACCACCAGCACCAACAACACCGCCTATACCTCGTCCTTCGGCGGCACCAGCGGCGCCACGCCCATCACTGCGGGGCACTTCGCCCTGTTCTTCCAGATGTGGCACGAGGGTATCTTCGGCAACGAAGTGGACTCCAACGGCACCGTCTTCTCCAATCGGCCCCACATGACCACCGCCAAGGCGATCATGATCAACACGGCCGACCCCTATCCCTTCACCGGCCCTACTCACAACCTCAGCCGCGCCAAGCAGGGCTGGGGCATGGCGGATCTCAGCCGCCTGCACAACGTCCGGAACAAGATGTTCATCGTCAACGAGGATCGGGTGCTCACCCTGCTTCAGACCGCGACCTACGAACTGGCGGTCGAGCCGGGCACGCCCGAGTTCCGGGCCACCATGACCTACGCCGACCCCGGCGGCACCACGTCGTCCACGCTCCACCGCATCAACGACTTGTCGCTCAAGGTCACCTCGCCCGGCGGCACGATCTACTGGGGCAACAACGGGCTCGCCGACGGTCTGTGGTCCACCTCGGGCGGAAGCGCCAACACGCGCGACACGGTGGAGAACGTCTTCGTGCAGAACCCCCAGCAGGGGGTGTGGCGCGTCGAGGTCATCGCCTCCGAGATCAACCAGGACGGCCATCGCGAAACCCAGGCCGTGGACGCCGACTTCGCACTCATCGTCACCGGCGTCGTACCCCCATCCACCACGGCGACGCTGACCAGTTTCACCATCCAGAGCGGTACGCTCCTGTCCGGCGGGCTGCCTGAACTGACCCAGTCCGATGACCAGTACCTGCGGGTCCGGTCCGGCTTCGGCAACACCTTCACCGAACTGCACCGGCTGAACATGCAGATCAACGCCCAGGCCGCCGGCTCGCCATCCACCATCGACGTGAAGGTGGAGCAGCGGCTGGTGTCGCAGAACGGCACGGGGCGCCTCTGGGTCCGCAACTGGCCGCAGAACCGCTTCGACCTGGTTGATTCGTTCTCGATCGGAACCACCGACGTGGTCCGCACCATCACCGGCCTTCCCGCCGCGGACTATGTAGCCGGAGACGGGTCGGTCCGGATTCAGCTGCGCAACCTCGTGGTGGTGCCGATCTTCGCCTTCACCTTCGACACCGAGATCGACCACGTCGAGGTGTCGCTGAACTGA
- a CDS encoding PH domain-containing protein encodes MAAGDGSTVDSRETTLQAPALTSGGALNPLPNAEPGVDIADGVLHPVDPAYRDAELLGSWIGFAVIAGGSGVGALVLWLLGGVGTGWGLILSGAWVLLAGWLAWFSAVWPGKEYARTQYALSPEGIEIRKGVVWRRIINVPCSRVQHTDVIQGPIMRRFGIAVLRIHTAGTENAQVDLPGLRHDAALRIRDALLRGRAGAMAEQADDAV; translated from the coding sequence GTGGCGGCCGGGGATGGCTCCACTGTCGATTCGCGTGAGACGACTCTTCAGGCGCCCGCACTCACCTCGGGAGGGGCGCTGAACCCCCTTCCGAATGCAGAACCGGGCGTCGATATCGCCGACGGCGTGCTCCACCCCGTTGATCCCGCCTACCGCGATGCCGAACTGCTCGGGTCGTGGATCGGTTTCGCGGTCATTGCCGGCGGATCGGGCGTGGGGGCGCTGGTTCTCTGGCTGCTGGGGGGCGTGGGGACCGGATGGGGGCTGATCCTTTCGGGCGCGTGGGTGCTGCTGGCCGGCTGGCTGGCGTGGTTCTCCGCGGTGTGGCCCGGCAAGGAGTACGCCCGCACCCAGTACGCCCTGTCGCCGGAGGGCATCGAGATTCGCAAGGGCGTGGTGTGGCGTCGGATCATCAACGTCCCGTGTTCGCGCGTGCAGCACACCGATGTCATCCAGGGTCCGATCATGCGGCGGTTCGGGATCGCGGTGCTGCGCATTCACACCGCCGGAACCGAGAACGCCCAGGTGGATCTGCCGGGGCTGAGGCATGACGCGGCGCTGCGCATCCGCGACGCCCTGCTGCGCGGCCGCGCCGGGGCCATGGCGGAGCAGGCCGACGACGCCGTGTGA